From a single Collibacillus ludicampi genomic region:
- the thiE gene encoding thiamine phosphate synthase: MNMDRQQLGKALQLYVVTDERPNGDELLPIIRSAIEGGATAIQLRRKQELGRRFVELGMAVRKLTREYGVLFFVNDRVDVALLVDADGVHVGQDDISCRDARRILGDRLIGVSADTVEEAIAAERDGADYLGVGAVFPTRSKADAGYTGLDGLRDIVKAVHIPVVAIGGIQASNVAETMRTGAAGVAVVSAVMSAANPKEAAAGLKARMNM; encoded by the coding sequence ATGAACATGGATCGGCAACAACTAGGAAAAGCATTGCAACTCTATGTGGTTACAGATGAACGGCCCAATGGGGATGAATTATTGCCGATTATACGCTCCGCCATCGAAGGAGGGGCGACCGCGATTCAACTGCGACGCAAACAGGAATTGGGGCGCAGATTTGTGGAACTGGGAATGGCGGTCAGAAAACTGACGAGAGAATATGGTGTCCTGTTCTTCGTCAACGATCGCGTGGATGTGGCACTGCTGGTCGATGCTGACGGCGTACATGTCGGACAGGATGATATTTCTTGTCGCGACGCCAGACGTATTCTAGGCGATCGATTGATCGGCGTTTCGGCGGATACGGTGGAGGAAGCGATTGCCGCGGAGAGGGACGGCGCCGACTACCTGGGGGTAGGTGCCGTCTTCCCGACGCGCTCGAAAGCGGACGCGGGATATACGGGCCTTGATGGATTGCGTGACATCGTCAAGGCTGTACATATCCCAGTTGTTGCGATCGGGGGAATCCAGGCAAGCAATGTGGCGGAGACGATGCGGACAGGTGCGGCAGGAGTTGCGGTGGTCTCTGCCGTCATGAGCGCTGCCAATCCGAAAGAGGCGGCTGCAGGCTTGAAAGCGAGGATGAATATGTGA
- the thiM gene encoding hydroxyethylthiazole kinase, whose protein sequence is MHDLDIKGWMEKVREIRPLVHNITNLVVTNIVANALLAVGASPVMAYAKQEVGDMARIANALALNMGTLDESTVEAMLLAGRAANEEGVPVIFDPVGVGATPYRNEVAKRVIDQLHITVLRGNAGEMGILLGTGGEVKGVDAVSMAQDLPENMRAYSRKNNCVLIATGETDYVTDGYTLWQLQNGHPLLAAITGSGCMLTGILGAFLGAAGRKADTRTYAEACVAALACYNVAAEIAAEKAVGPGSFLTALFDALYNLDVSLVEQRAKIVQMGDCE, encoded by the coding sequence ATGCATGATTTGGATATTAAGGGATGGATGGAGAAAGTACGGGAAATACGTCCTCTTGTACATAACATCACGAATCTGGTGGTGACCAACATCGTTGCCAACGCTTTGTTGGCGGTAGGCGCTTCGCCCGTTATGGCGTACGCGAAACAGGAAGTGGGTGACATGGCCAGAATTGCGAACGCGCTCGCGCTCAATATGGGAACGCTGGATGAATCTACGGTGGAAGCCATGCTCCTTGCGGGACGTGCAGCAAATGAGGAAGGCGTACCCGTGATTTTCGACCCGGTGGGAGTCGGCGCAACTCCTTATCGAAATGAAGTCGCGAAACGTGTGATCGATCAACTCCACATCACGGTGTTGCGCGGTAATGCCGGAGAGATGGGTATCCTATTGGGGACTGGAGGAGAGGTCAAAGGGGTCGATGCCGTTTCCATGGCCCAAGACCTCCCCGAGAACATGCGAGCATATTCCCGGAAAAACAACTGTGTACTGATTGCGACCGGTGAAACCGATTATGTCACCGATGGATACACACTTTGGCAATTGCAAAACGGTCATCCGCTTCTCGCGGCCATCACCGGATCTGGATGTATGCTGACAGGGATTCTCGGTGCATTTCTGGGTGCGGCAGGGAGAAAGGCGGATACGAGGACTTATGCTGAAGCCTGTGTTGCTGCTCTCGCTTGCTACAACGTTGCGGCAGAGATCGCGGCAGAAAAAGCGGTGGGCCCGGGATCATTCCTGACGGCTTTGTTTGATGCTTTATACAACCTCGATGTTTCACTGGTTGAACAGCGTGCAAAAATCGTTCAAATGGGAGATTGTGAATGA
- a CDS encoding NUDIX hydrolase: protein MRKSAVMLALVRHESEWCVLFEVRAKHLKRQPGEICFPGGRVDPGDRSAEETAIRETSEELGIERGLIKVIGALDILVTPFQEMIHPYVCTIAEHAILTPNPDEVEEVFYVPLHVLKQESFERHDVYLKVEPPEDFPFERIPRGKYYNWSKGTMPEYFVSYQGRTIWGLTARILHNFLEIAGGEIRDA from the coding sequence ATGCGAAAATCTGCAGTCATGCTCGCGCTGGTACGGCACGAAAGCGAATGGTGCGTTTTGTTCGAAGTGAGGGCTAAGCATTTAAAAAGACAGCCGGGGGAAATATGCTTTCCTGGAGGGAGGGTGGATCCCGGCGACCGAAGCGCGGAAGAAACCGCAATCCGGGAAACGAGCGAGGAACTTGGAATCGAGCGCGGATTGATCAAGGTGATCGGTGCGTTGGACATTCTCGTCACACCGTTTCAAGAGATGATCCATCCCTATGTCTGTACGATTGCGGAGCATGCGATTCTCACACCGAATCCCGATGAAGTCGAGGAAGTTTTCTATGTGCCTTTACATGTTTTGAAGCAAGAGTCATTTGAACGGCATGACGTTTATTTGAAAGTGGAACCTCCAGAAGATTTTCCCTTTGAACGGATCCCGAGAGGAAAATATTATAATTGGAGTAAAGGTACAATGCCAGAGTACTTTGTTTCCTATCAAGGGCGTACGATATGGGGATTAACCGCGAGAATCCTGCATAATTTTCTGGAAATAGCGGGAGGGGAAATACGAGATGCATGA